One window from the genome of Mumia sp. ZJ1417 encodes:
- a CDS encoding MerR family transcriptional regulator, with translation MPETEMRVGDAAAVLGIAAHVLRHWEDVELLRPPRLPSGHRVYDEQSLAQARMIQICQRAGLSLAEIRDLAAAERADRIGIIAAKRVSIAEQVADLELADRFLSHVVTCAHPVVSDCDECSALVARARLG, from the coding sequence ATGCCCGAGACGGAGATGCGGGTCGGCGACGCCGCCGCTGTCCTCGGCATCGCGGCGCACGTCCTGCGCCACTGGGAGGACGTCGAGCTGCTCCGACCACCGCGGCTCCCCTCGGGCCATCGCGTCTACGACGAACAGTCGCTCGCGCAGGCTCGGATGATCCAGATCTGCCAGCGCGCCGGACTCTCGTTGGCCGAGATCCGTGACCTCGCTGCCGCGGAGCGCGCCGACCGGATCGGGATCATCGCTGCCAAGCGAGTCAGCATCGCCGAACAGGTCGCCGATCTCGAGCTGGCCGACCGGTTTCTCTCGCACGTGGTGACCTGCGCCCATCCGGTCGTGTCCGACTGCGACGAGTGCTCCGCCCTGGTGGCGAGAGCGCGACTCGGATGA
- a CDS encoding TetR/AcrR family transcriptional regulator has translation MTDQVSRQRDPERTKAELLEVATRAFAEDGYSGARVDEIAERTRTTKRMIYYYFGGKEQLYLAVLENAYRGIRQAEERLEVGDLGPVDAIRRLAELTYDHHVEHQDFMRLVAIENIHRGEGIRKLEVLRDLGKPAMEVLETILKRGVADGVFRDDVDALDVHLLISSYCVFQVANQYTFGYLFDVDLLADDQRPRLRALIGDVVVSWLRPGSPVA, from the coding sequence GTGACTGACCAGGTCTCGAGGCAGCGCGATCCCGAGCGTACGAAGGCGGAGCTCCTCGAGGTCGCCACACGGGCGTTCGCCGAGGACGGATACTCCGGTGCCCGCGTCGACGAGATCGCGGAGCGCACTCGCACGACGAAGCGGATGATCTACTACTACTTCGGCGGCAAGGAGCAGCTTTATCTCGCCGTTCTGGAGAACGCGTACCGCGGGATCCGTCAGGCCGAGGAGCGTCTCGAGGTTGGTGACCTCGGCCCTGTCGACGCGATCAGGCGGCTCGCCGAGCTGACGTACGACCACCACGTCGAGCACCAGGACTTCATGCGCCTGGTCGCCATCGAAAACATCCACCGCGGTGAGGGCATCCGCAAGCTCGAGGTGCTCCGTGACCTCGGCAAGCCGGCGATGGAGGTCCTCGAGACGATCCTCAAGCGAGGCGTCGCCGACGGGGTGTTCCGTGACGACGTCGACGCGCTCGACGTGCACCTGCTGATCAGCTCGTACTGCGTGTTCCAGGTCGCCAACCAGTACACGTTCGGCTACCTCTTCGACGTCGACCTGCTCGCCGACGATCAGCGCCCGCGGCTGCGCGCGTTGATCGGCGACGTCGTCGTGTCCTGGCTGCGTCCCGGGTCCCCGGTCGCGTAG
- a CDS encoding bifunctional sugar phosphate isomerase/epimerase/4-hydroxyphenylpyruvate dioxygenase family protein — translation MRTSIATVCLSGSLVPKLHACAEAGFDGVEIFEPDLVTAYESPEEIRTLADRLGLSLDLYQPFRDFEGVDEETFADNLRRAETKFALMNRLGMDLILVCSNVATATIDSDEVSARQLRALGELAASYGVRIAFEALAWGKYIDDYRRAWRIVERADHPNIGVCLDSFHILSRGHDPSDIEKIPGDKIFYLQLADAPALDMDVLSWSRHHRLFPGEGSFDLTGFLGHVLAAGYTGPLSLEVFNDVFRQTDVRRTAAHAHRSLVWLADQVRRPDTAATTRPLTAVSPPQAFDFVELRGSGLDDTDLVLEQLGFTFRGRHRTKPVRLWSSGRARVILNDRGGDKPAHLAAFGLEVADADAALARARELDAPPVFRQTHAGEQDLPATAAPDGTQILFSDHGPDPRWLDEFTYGDPERSDVARSIDHVNVTQRWQDFDEAVLFYQSVLGLDPEPAREVAGPSGLVRSQVMRTPDGCVRLPLNVEPQGEDRRTQHVAFASDDVVGLARTARGRGLSFLPVPDNYYDDLRARFGLDDAFLTELRSLDLLYDEDADGGFVHFYTRTLGDVFFEFVERRGPYDGYGAADAPVRLAAQRATGAL, via the coding sequence GTGCGTACGTCGATCGCCACCGTCTGCCTCAGCGGAAGTCTCGTCCCCAAGCTCCACGCCTGCGCCGAAGCCGGCTTCGACGGCGTGGAGATCTTCGAGCCCGACCTCGTGACCGCGTACGAGTCGCCCGAGGAGATCCGCACGCTCGCGGACCGGCTCGGGCTGTCGCTCGACCTCTACCAGCCGTTCCGCGACTTCGAGGGCGTCGACGAGGAGACCTTCGCCGACAACCTTCGCCGCGCGGAGACGAAGTTCGCGCTGATGAACCGCCTCGGCATGGACCTGATCCTCGTGTGCAGCAACGTCGCCACCGCCACGATCGACTCCGACGAGGTGTCGGCCCGTCAGCTGCGCGCCCTCGGTGAGCTCGCCGCCTCGTACGGGGTCCGCATCGCGTTCGAGGCGCTCGCCTGGGGCAAGTACATCGACGACTACCGCCGCGCATGGCGGATCGTAGAGCGCGCGGACCACCCCAACATCGGCGTGTGCCTCGACTCGTTCCACATCCTGTCTCGCGGCCACGACCCGAGCGACATCGAGAAGATCCCGGGCGACAAGATCTTCTACCTCCAGCTCGCCGACGCCCCTGCCCTCGACATGGACGTGCTCTCGTGGAGCCGGCACCACCGCCTCTTCCCAGGCGAGGGCAGCTTCGACCTCACCGGCTTCCTCGGCCACGTGCTCGCCGCCGGCTACACCGGACCGCTGTCGCTCGAGGTCTTCAACGACGTCTTCCGACAGACCGACGTGCGACGCACCGCCGCGCACGCGCACCGCTCGCTGGTCTGGCTCGCCGACCAGGTACGCCGTCCCGACACCGCAGCCACCACCAGGCCGCTCACCGCCGTCAGCCCGCCGCAGGCCTTCGACTTCGTCGAACTGCGCGGGTCCGGGCTCGACGACACCGACCTCGTGCTCGAACAGCTCGGCTTCACCTTCCGCGGCCGGCACCGCACCAAGCCCGTACGACTCTGGTCGTCGGGGAGGGCCCGCGTGATCCTCAACGACCGCGGAGGGGACAAGCCGGCCCACCTGGCCGCGTTCGGTCTCGAGGTCGCCGACGCGGACGCGGCGCTGGCGCGGGCCCGCGAGCTCGACGCGCCCCCGGTGTTCCGGCAGACCCATGCGGGCGAGCAGGACCTGCCGGCGACGGCGGCACCCGACGGAACGCAGATCCTCTTCAGCGACCACGGACCCGATCCACGCTGGCTCGACGAGTTCACGTACGGCGATCCCGAACGCTCCGACGTCGCCCGCTCCATCGACCACGTCAACGTGACGCAGCGCTGGCAGGACTTCGACGAGGCCGTGCTCTTCTATCAGAGCGTCCTCGGCCTCGACCCGGAGCCAGCCCGCGAAGTCGCCGGGCCGAGCGGGCTCGTCCGCAGCCAGGTGATGCGTACGCCGGACGGCTGCGTGCGACTCCCCCTCAACGTGGAGCCGCAGGGCGAGGACCGGCGTACGCAGCACGTCGCGTTCGCCTCAGACGACGTCGTCGGGCTCGCCCGTACGGCACGGGGGCGCGGACTGTCGTTCCTCCCCGTACCCGACAACTACTACGACGACCTGCGCGCGCGCTTCGGCCTCGACGACGCGTTCCTCACCGAGCTGCGGTCGCTGGACCTGCTGTACGACGAGGACGCCGACGGCGGGTTCGTGCACTTCTACACACGCACCCTCGGTGACGTGTTCTTCGAGTTCGTCGAGCGGCGCGGTCCGTACGACGGGTACGGGGCCGCGGACGCGCCCGTACGACTCGCCGCGCAGCGCGCCACCGGCGCCCTCTGA
- a CDS encoding LacI family DNA-binding transcriptional regulator, giving the protein MADPTIYDVAAAAGVATSTVSRAFSHPTRVSAKTREHVLAVAAELGYRPNPHARALFSGRHHTVAMVVSDITNPHYFELIRGAELRAKASEYTLVLVNAEESPRIEYDQIQRLVGSVDGFVLAASRLPDENLEQISAQRPVVLMNRELPGLSSVVLDHVQGCRQLVEHLASLGHRHLVYLAGPRNSWMAATRWSALRAAGDDLGIRVERVGPFTPKVSHGGVAADGALNTGATAVVAHNDLLAIGVVQRLAQRGVRVPADVSVVGFDDIFASDLCTPRLTTLGGPHGEVGRAAVEILLDMATPTRQPRTPARVVLPTELVLRDSTGEAP; this is encoded by the coding sequence ATGGCCGACCCCACGATCTACGACGTCGCCGCGGCCGCCGGGGTCGCGACCTCGACGGTGTCACGCGCGTTCTCCCATCCGACGCGAGTGAGTGCGAAGACCCGCGAGCACGTCCTCGCGGTCGCTGCCGAGCTTGGCTATCGGCCGAACCCGCATGCCCGCGCGCTGTTCTCCGGCCGCCACCACACCGTCGCGATGGTCGTCTCCGACATCACGAACCCGCACTACTTCGAGCTGATCCGCGGGGCCGAGCTGCGGGCGAAGGCGTCGGAGTACACGCTCGTGCTCGTCAACGCCGAGGAGTCGCCGCGCATCGAGTACGACCAGATCCAGCGCCTCGTCGGCTCGGTCGACGGGTTCGTGCTCGCCGCGAGCCGCCTGCCGGACGAGAACCTCGAGCAGATCTCGGCGCAACGCCCGGTCGTCCTGATGAACCGCGAGCTCCCAGGGCTCTCGAGCGTCGTCCTCGACCACGTCCAGGGGTGCCGCCAGCTCGTGGAGCACCTGGCGTCGCTCGGGCACCGCCATCTCGTCTACCTCGCCGGGCCGCGCAACTCGTGGATGGCGGCGACGAGGTGGTCCGCGCTGCGCGCCGCCGGCGACGACCTCGGCATCCGGGTCGAGCGCGTGGGGCCGTTCACGCCCAAGGTCTCGCACGGAGGAGTCGCGGCCGACGGTGCCCTCAACACCGGCGCGACTGCCGTCGTCGCGCACAACGACCTGCTCGCGATCGGGGTCGTCCAGCGGCTCGCGCAGCGCGGTGTGCGGGTGCCGGCGGACGTGAGCGTGGTCGGGTTCGACGACATCTTCGCCTCGGACTTGTGCACCCCGCGCCTCACGACCCTCGGGGGCCCGCACGGCGAGGTCGGACGGGCGGCGGTCGAGATCCTGCTCGACATGGCGACGCCGACACGCCAGCCCCGTACGCCTGCGCGTGTCGTGCTCCCGACCGAGCTGGTGCTCCGCGACTCGACCGGCGAGGCGCCGTAG
- a CDS encoding TRAP transporter small permease produces MTYATPPLRGPERVKSFFDAPPRWASRTVRVLTAIELAIGIAALLLIFFLVLAQAAQRYLPFDGWPWTGELARFCLVWLTFVVAGVLVTSDSHIAIEMVDAIDNEVVRRIVRVISCVVVAAIGAALTAEAWSLTMDQGIIKSPAMRMPMSWLYAISLVGFVSTTLRAAFAAVQYAVVGVPQDRTRDMEAPVA; encoded by the coding sequence ATGACGTACGCCACACCACCCCTGCGAGGTCCCGAGCGGGTGAAGTCGTTCTTCGACGCCCCGCCCCGGTGGGCATCGAGGACCGTCCGGGTGCTGACCGCGATCGAGCTGGCGATCGGCATCGCCGCTCTGCTGCTCATCTTCTTCCTCGTGCTCGCGCAGGCCGCGCAGCGCTACCTCCCGTTCGACGGCTGGCCGTGGACGGGCGAGCTCGCCCGCTTCTGCCTGGTGTGGCTGACCTTCGTCGTGGCAGGTGTGCTCGTCACGAGCGACTCCCACATCGCGATCGAGATGGTCGACGCGATCGACAACGAAGTCGTACGCCGCATCGTCCGCGTCATCTCGTGTGTCGTGGTCGCGGCCATCGGTGCCGCCCTCACCGCCGAGGCGTGGTCGCTGACGATGGACCAGGGCATCATCAAGTCGCCGGCCATGCGGATGCCGATGTCGTGGCTCTATGCGATCTCGCTGGTCGGATTCGTGAGCACCACCCTGCGCGCCGCGTTCGCCGCAGTGCAGTACGCCGTCGTCGGCGTGCCGCAGGACCGTACGCGTGACATGGAGGCCCCGGTCGCATGA
- a CDS encoding TRAP transporter large permease translates to MSLLVLGLLITVLLVIRVPIAFAFIGPSLLYLMTNDQSLGLALRLVAQSTASFPLLAVPLFILLGCLANHAGIADRLFDFALALLGRVRGSLGYVSVGVSLGFSWMSGSAVADAAALGKVQIPAMLRSGYSKKFALGVTGAASLIAPVMPPSIPAVIYAGLAAVSTGALFAASVVPALLMALGLCVVVFFWVRRDPNIERTQFSGARVWETGKRVIAPLGAPVIILGGILGGFFTPTEAAAVGAAYMAILGFAYGTLKIRDLPKVLTEAVLTSGAIMLIVASANLLGYIFAREQVAQHLSAWVLDLTSSPTVFLLLVLLLSLVLGTALDAIAVLTLTVPILLPIAAVYEVDPIALGVLMILSQMIGLLTPPVGTVIFVLQAIAKARMSEVFWGSLPFMVPLLLLCLAIVFWPDAILYLPKELGL, encoded by the coding sequence ATGAGCCTCCTCGTTCTCGGCCTCCTCATCACCGTCCTCCTGGTGATCCGGGTCCCGATCGCGTTCGCGTTCATCGGCCCGTCGCTGCTCTATCTCATGACCAACGATCAGTCGCTGGGCCTCGCGCTGCGCCTCGTCGCGCAGTCCACGGCCAGCTTCCCGCTGCTCGCTGTGCCTCTGTTCATCCTGCTCGGCTGCCTGGCCAACCACGCCGGTATCGCGGACCGCCTGTTCGACTTCGCGCTGGCCCTGCTCGGCCGGGTGCGCGGCAGCCTCGGCTACGTGAGCGTCGGCGTGAGCCTCGGCTTCTCCTGGATGAGCGGGTCGGCCGTCGCGGACGCCGCCGCGCTCGGCAAGGTCCAGATCCCGGCGATGCTCCGCAGCGGCTACTCCAAGAAGTTCGCCCTCGGCGTCACCGGCGCCGCCTCGCTCATCGCCCCGGTCATGCCGCCGAGCATCCCCGCCGTGATCTACGCCGGGCTTGCCGCGGTGTCGACGGGCGCGCTGTTCGCCGCCTCCGTCGTTCCCGCGCTCCTGATGGCACTCGGCCTGTGCGTCGTCGTGTTCTTCTGGGTCCGCCGCGACCCCAACATCGAGCGCACCCAGTTCAGCGGCGCGCGGGTGTGGGAGACCGGCAAGCGCGTGATCGCGCCGCTCGGGGCGCCGGTCATCATCCTCGGCGGCATCCTCGGCGGCTTCTTCACCCCGACCGAGGCGGCAGCGGTCGGCGCGGCGTACATGGCGATCCTCGGCTTCGCGTACGGCACGCTCAAGATCCGCGACCTGCCCAAGGTCCTCACCGAGGCGGTCCTCACCAGCGGCGCGATCATGCTGATCGTCGCGTCGGCCAACCTGCTCGGCTACATCTTCGCGAGAGAGCAAGTCGCGCAACACCTCTCGGCCTGGGTCCTCGACCTGACCTCGAGCCCGACAGTCTTCCTGCTGCTCGTGCTCCTGCTGTCGCTGGTCCTCGGCACGGCCCTCGACGCGATCGCCGTCCTCACGTTGACCGTCCCGATCCTGCTGCCGATCGCGGCGGTGTACGAGGTGGACCCGATCGCGCTGGGCGTGCTGATGATCCTGTCGCAGATGATCGGCCTGCTCACTCCCCCGGTGGGCACCGTCATCTTCGTCCTGCAGGCGATCGCGAAGGCGCGGATGTCGGAGGTGTTCTGGGGCTCGCTACCGTTCATGGTCCCGCTTCTCCTGCTGTGCCTGGCGATCGTCTTCTGGCCCGATGCGATCCTCTACCTCCCGAAGGAGCTGGGCCTGTGA
- a CDS encoding shikimate dehydrogenase produces the protein MTGHHDSRGSVLAGLLGQGVKPSLTPPMHEREADRHGLRYVYKVVDLDDTQVDADHVRDLLAAAVELGFDGLNVTHPIKRTLLPYVDELASEVVRIGALNTILIRDGVTTAHNTDVTGFTRAFHEGLPGADLDDVVLLGAGGAGTAVAHALADLGATRLHVVDPDQTRAESLRASVSGTGATPNVRTHAPSALATVLAGASGLVNASPVGMAQHPGSPVPDELLAPQLWVADIVYRPLMTELLRTARARGCPTLSGAGMAVHQAADTFELLTGRTAHREEMFRDFDEMVSAETAPPQDADVDHPTHRSRETSGERNQ, from the coding sequence GTGACCGGGCATCACGACAGCCGCGGCTCCGTCCTCGCCGGCCTGCTCGGCCAGGGCGTCAAACCGTCGCTCACCCCGCCGATGCACGAGCGCGAGGCCGACCGGCACGGGCTTCGCTACGTCTACAAGGTGGTCGATCTCGACGACACCCAGGTGGACGCCGACCACGTGCGCGACCTCCTCGCGGCGGCGGTCGAGCTCGGCTTCGACGGGCTCAACGTCACCCACCCCATCAAGCGGACCCTGCTGCCGTACGTCGACGAGCTCGCCTCCGAGGTCGTCCGCATCGGCGCCCTCAACACCATCCTGATCCGCGACGGCGTCACGACAGCGCACAACACCGACGTCACCGGCTTCACCCGCGCGTTCCACGAGGGTCTGCCCGGCGCGGACCTCGACGACGTCGTCCTGCTCGGCGCCGGCGGCGCGGGCACGGCGGTCGCGCACGCGCTCGCCGACCTCGGGGCCACGCGGCTCCACGTCGTCGATCCCGATCAGACGCGCGCCGAGAGCCTGCGCGCCTCGGTGTCCGGCACGGGCGCGACGCCCAACGTCCGTACGCACGCGCCGTCTGCACTCGCCACCGTGCTCGCCGGCGCCTCCGGACTCGTCAACGCCAGCCCGGTCGGCATGGCCCAGCACCCCGGCTCACCCGTGCCGGACGAGCTGCTCGCCCCGCAGCTCTGGGTCGCCGACATCGTCTACCGCCCCCTCATGACCGAGCTGCTCCGTACGGCGCGAGCACGCGGTTGCCCCACCCTCAGCGGCGCCGGGATGGCGGTCCACCAGGCCGCCGACACCTTCGAGCTCCTCACCGGCAGGACAGCTCACCGCGAGGAGATGTTCCGCGACTTCGACGAGATGGTCTCCGCCGAGACCGCCCCGCCGCAGGACGCGGACGTCGACCATCCCACCCATCGGTCTCGGGAGACCTCCGGAGAAAGGAACCAGTAG
- a CDS encoding DctP family TRAP transporter solute-binding subunit gives MSTHRFRRTTTIAVWAVVPVLALTACGGGDDEGGDGGDVELTLAHSYTENQPQHRCGAQVIADEVENADVGVTVKLHPNSQLGGDADRISSVVSGDIDIDIQGASALGAVYEPVAVLDAAYAFDDNDHLVRFFESDDSNELLDGFKEETGVTTLGAWSAGMRQFTANEPIRTPADLEGLRMRFPASPQFLMNAKALGANATEVAYEELFLALQQGTVDGQENPIVNIDAVSLDEVQDYISMSSHQANSNLVIIGQKWDELSDEQQEALQAAVDKAVEEVPGCVDEDEQKTLAEWKDSGALKVVDDVDVEAFRTKADTYLRENFNDEQLAVYEAIRGTAE, from the coding sequence ATGTCTACACACCGATTCCGCCGTACCACCACGATCGCCGTCTGGGCGGTCGTCCCCGTGCTCGCGCTCACCGCCTGCGGTGGGGGCGACGACGAGGGAGGTGACGGTGGCGACGTCGAGCTCACGCTCGCGCACAGCTACACCGAGAACCAACCGCAGCACCGCTGCGGAGCCCAGGTCATCGCCGACGAGGTCGAGAACGCCGACGTCGGGGTGACGGTGAAGCTCCACCCCAACAGCCAGCTCGGCGGCGACGCCGACCGGATCAGCTCGGTCGTCTCCGGAGACATCGACATCGACATCCAAGGCGCCTCGGCGCTCGGTGCCGTGTACGAGCCGGTCGCCGTCCTCGACGCCGCGTACGCCTTCGACGACAACGACCACCTCGTACGGTTCTTCGAGAGCGACGACTCAAACGAGCTGCTCGACGGCTTCAAGGAGGAGACGGGCGTGACGACGCTCGGCGCCTGGTCTGCCGGCATGCGGCAGTTCACCGCCAACGAGCCGATCCGTACGCCGGCAGACCTCGAGGGCCTGCGGATGCGCTTCCCCGCGTCGCCGCAGTTCCTCATGAACGCCAAGGCGCTGGGGGCGAACGCGACCGAGGTGGCGTACGAGGAGCTCTTCCTCGCGCTTCAGCAGGGCACGGTCGACGGCCAGGAGAACCCGATCGTCAACATCGACGCCGTCAGCCTCGACGAGGTGCAGGACTACATCAGCATGTCGTCGCACCAGGCCAACTCCAACCTGGTGATCATCGGCCAGAAGTGGGACGAGCTGTCCGACGAGCAGCAGGAGGCGTTGCAGGCGGCGGTCGACAAGGCCGTCGAGGAAGTTCCGGGCTGTGTCGACGAGGACGAGCAGAAGACGCTCGCCGAGTGGAAGGACAGCGGGGCGCTGAAGGTCGTCGACGACGTGGACGTCGAGGCGTTCCGAACGAAGGCCGACACCTACTTGCGCGAGAACTTCAACGATGAGCAGCTCGCCGTCTACGAGGCGATCCGGGGCACGGCTGAATGA
- a CDS encoding phosphotriesterase yields MTGSGEVQTFTGPVDEGVLGVTLIHEHVFVGHTELDLNFPHPEWDEAAAVETAVAGLDRLWDLGVRTVVDLTVLGLGRDVARVATVAARSRVRLVASTGYYTADVLPPYFHTHGPGLLINGPDPLVEMFLADIENGIAGTGVRAGMLKVVTDRAGRTPDVTRVMTAAAIAHQQTGVPITTHTHAPSENGRDQLAFLGKHGVAPDRVIVGHCGDSEDLAYLRALADTGATLGMDRFGMEHLLADEKRVRTVLALLPLGYADRMVLSHDAAFFSRVTPPSWRATHVPNWHMENVHRRIVPMLREGGASEADLEQMLVRNPARLLAPSR; encoded by the coding sequence ATGACGGGGTCGGGGGAAGTCCAGACCTTCACCGGCCCGGTTGACGAGGGCGTCCTCGGGGTCACGCTGATCCACGAGCACGTCTTCGTCGGGCATACCGAGCTGGACCTGAACTTCCCCCATCCGGAGTGGGACGAGGCCGCGGCGGTCGAGACGGCCGTCGCGGGCCTCGACCGCCTGTGGGACCTGGGCGTACGGACGGTAGTCGACCTCACCGTCCTCGGTCTCGGACGTGACGTGGCGCGGGTGGCGACGGTTGCCGCCCGGTCACGCGTCCGGCTCGTCGCGTCGACGGGCTACTACACGGCGGACGTGCTGCCGCCGTACTTCCACACCCACGGGCCCGGCCTGCTGATCAACGGGCCGGACCCGCTGGTGGAGATGTTCCTCGCCGACATCGAGAACGGCATCGCCGGCACGGGCGTCCGAGCCGGGATGCTCAAGGTGGTGACCGACCGGGCCGGACGCACCCCGGACGTCACGCGGGTGATGACAGCGGCGGCGATCGCGCACCAGCAGACCGGGGTGCCGATCACCACGCACACGCACGCACCGTCGGAGAACGGCCGCGACCAGCTCGCGTTCCTCGGCAAGCACGGCGTCGCGCCCGACCGCGTGATCGTCGGACACTGTGGCGACTCCGAGGACCTCGCCTATCTGCGCGCGCTCGCCGACACCGGGGCGACGCTGGGGATGGACAGGTTCGGGATGGAGCACCTGCTGGCCGACGAGAAGCGCGTACGCACGGTGCTGGCGTTGCTGCCTCTCGGCTACGCCGACCGCATGGTGCTGTCGCACGACGCCGCGTTCTTCAGCCGGGTGACACCGCCGAGCTGGCGCGCCACGCATGTCCCGAACTGGCACATGGAGAACGTCCACCGGCGCATCGTCCCGATGTTGCGCGAGGGTGGCGCGAGCGAGGCCGACCTCGAGCAGATGCTGGTCCGCAACCCCGCGCGGCTGCTGGCGCCGTCGCGCTGA
- a CDS encoding LysR family transcriptional regulator, translating to MELRVLGYFVATADAGTVSGAATALHMTQPALSRQLRGLERELGVDLFTRSRGRLALNAAGTQFLPVARDLLRRADEARATASTMAAGRLEALTIATRTTTLTDVIAPFVAQLEPDDPVPTVLETEVGDPHVSLRGGADLALVFDRPGPDLAGAPVAVLPVWAYVRTDHAWAPRGSVGLDELVGERLVVLRTGMRARHVLDVAVENAGLALGSYVESSHPQVAQALAAAGRGIAVVTDDPRFALVPLEVDGAHGPLRVHLWAAWEPDHHAAATLADLTRRLRDFCVARYGAGVAPPAR from the coding sequence ATGGAGCTGCGGGTGCTCGGCTACTTTGTCGCGACCGCTGACGCCGGCACGGTCAGCGGCGCCGCGACTGCCCTTCACATGACGCAGCCGGCGCTGTCGCGGCAGCTGCGCGGCCTGGAGCGCGAGCTGGGCGTCGACCTCTTCACGCGGTCGCGCGGGCGACTGGCGCTCAACGCGGCGGGCACGCAGTTCCTCCCAGTCGCGCGCGATCTGCTGCGGCGCGCCGACGAGGCCCGCGCTACGGCGTCCACGATGGCGGCGGGGCGTCTCGAGGCGTTGACGATCGCGACCCGGACGACGACGCTGACCGACGTCATCGCGCCGTTCGTGGCGCAGCTGGAGCCCGACGACCCGGTGCCCACCGTGCTCGAGACCGAGGTCGGCGACCCGCACGTGTCGCTGCGCGGCGGCGCCGACCTCGCGCTCGTGTTCGACCGGCCCGGTCCGGACCTCGCCGGTGCGCCGGTCGCCGTGCTGCCGGTGTGGGCGTACGTCCGGACGGACCACGCGTGGGCGCCGCGGGGGAGCGTTGGGCTCGATGAGCTCGTCGGTGAGCGGCTCGTGGTGCTACGCACGGGCATGAGGGCGCGGCACGTGCTCGACGTCGCCGTCGAGAACGCCGGGCTCGCGCTCGGGTCGTACGTCGAGTCGTCCCACCCTCAGGTCGCGCAGGCGCTCGCGGCGGCGGGGCGAGGGATCGCGGTCGTCACCGACGATCCGCGCTTCGCCCTCGTCCCGCTCGAGGTCGACGGCGCCCACGGGCCGCTGCGGGTCCACCTGTGGGCGGCATGGGAGCCCGACCATCACGCGGCCGCGACCCTCGCCGACCTGACCCGTCGGCTGCGGGACTTCTGCGTCGCGCGGTACGGGGCGGGCGTCGCGCCGCCTGCGAGATGA